The following nucleotide sequence is from Prosthecobacter sp..
TTGGTCTTGAACATGGGATGTGTCAGCTTGGTAAGATTGAGCGTTCTTCCGTCACACAGTCGGTGTGACGGCGGGCGCTTCTTAACCGAGCGGCGCCACTGCTGACGAGAGGTGCTGTGTTACATTTCCGTCACCGATTGAGACTTGGCCAGCCTGCCTATTGTGACGATTTCTTCACACGAGGCGTTTTGACCATCGGCAGTGTTCGGACACCCTCGCCGTGCCACATTACGGCATTCATCCAGAGCATACCCATCCATGAAACTCGCCCTCTCCGTCCTTTTCATCACCCTTGCCTCGGCTTTGACCTCCCAAGCCCAGACCACGCTCCGCATCCGTGGTTCCGACACGCTGGGTGCCAAGCTTGTCCCCGCCCTCGCTGAAGGCTTCAAGAAGCAGGGCGGCAAAGTCAGCTTCGACATCGCCGCCGAAGGCTCCTCCACCGCTTTCACCAATCTCGCCGCTGGCACCGCCGAAATCGGCATGTCCTCCCGCAAGATCAAGGCCGACGAGCGCACCCTCTGCCGCAGCAAGGGCATCGACATCAACGAAATCGAGATCGCCTGGGACATGATCACCGTCGTGGTGAACAAGAATAACCCCGTCGCCGACCTCAAAAAGAAGCAGGTCATGCAGATCTTTGCCGGTGACATCAAAGATTGGAGCGAGGTCGGCGGCACCCCCGGCCCGATCTCCGTGTACACCCGCAACACCTCCTCCGGCACCTACAAAGACTTCATGACCATGGCCATGAAGGGCCGCGAATACGGCTCCAACAGCCAGAAAATGGCCGGCAACGAGCAGATCGTCTCCGAAGTGGCCTCCAACACCAACGGCATCGGATACATTGGCTATGCCTACGCAGGCTCCAAGGGCATCAAAGTCGTCTCCATCGACGGCGCTTCGCCCAATCCGGCTGCGGTGAAGAGCTACGTCCTCGCCCGCCCCACCTTCCTTTACACCGGCGGCGAGCCCTCCGGCACCGTCAAGGAGTTCATCGACTTCTGCCGCAGCCCCGCCGGTGCCGCCATTATCACCAAGGCAGGCTTCGTGCTCGTCAATTGAGTGTGCGAATCGTTGGTTGACCCTTCTTAAAATCCGGCGATGGAGAAAATGGCTTCTCTTCGCCGGATTCTTGTTTAGAGGGCTGAAATAACCTGCATGGACAGTTCTGAGTCACCCTCTCGGCCCCCGCTGCGCACCCTGCTCGTCAGGAACCGCAAACGCACCGTGCTGGGGATGGACCCTCAACAGGTCATCAAGTATTTCTTCGGCTTGAACGCCAGCACCGCCGTCATCGTGCTGGTGCTCATCATGCTCTTCCTCTTGCGCGAGGGCATCGACTTCCTGCCTACCTACCGCACCGAACTCGTCACTTACCGACGCGCCGGGCTGGAATTCTGCGACATCATCGACAAACCGCTCAAAGAGCACCAGTCGCTCTCCAGCAGTCTGCGCCAGTCGGTGAGCGGTTCGCTCGACACCCTCGGCAAAACCGCCCGCGACCGCCGTGACACCGCCTTTTTGCTCAGAAACCAGGCCGAGGAAAAAGCCACGCAGCAACGCGAAACACTCGAACAAGCCTTGGAGCAAACACCACCGCCAGCGGCTGACAAACTCGACATCCTTCGCCGCGAGCAGCAAAAAGCCGCCGCAGATGCCGCTGCATCACTGGTTTACCCCGATCTCTTCACCGCAGCGGAGAAACAACAGCTTCAGACCGAGTTCGCCGCGCTGACTCCCGAAGTCACCGATCTCCCGCCCTTCCTGCAAACCCTCGCCGCCGCATTTACCGCCAAAGATCGCGAGGCCCGCACGAAATTCGAAGGGCTCGTCACCGCCCAGGAGGAATTCGAAGAGGCACCCGAAGGTCTTCAAGAAGTGCTCGATGAACTCAAGGAGCACGCCAAGGAGACCAAGAAGGCGGCTGACGCGTTCCACGCTCTCGAAACCAACCGCCAGCGCCTCCTCAAAGCCGCCGCCAAGGCCAAGGATGCGGATAAAAAAGCCAAACTCACCAAAGAGGCCGAAGCGTCCGTCGCCGAACCGGTGAATCTCGAAGAGCGTACCAAAGAACTCACCGCCCGTGCCGGAGAATTGCGCGAGCAGCTCGAAAACTACGTCAAAGACGCCGAAAAAGCCTCTGCTTCGCTGCCGCAGGAAGCCGGAACGCCCGCCGCCACCGCCATGCTCGCCGATGTGCGCGCCAAACTGCCCGTGCATGTGAAGGAAATGCGCGATGCGGCGCTGCAACTTGATCAGTGGCGCTCCGACAAACCCGTTTCGATGATCAGCGTCATCGGCGCGTTCTTCTTCGGCTCGAAATGGATCACCAACAGCTCCTGGCAGGATTTCTTCGGCTTCGTGCCGCTGCTCACCGGCTCTCTCGTCATCGCGCTCATCGCCATCCTCATCGCCACGCCGATCAGCGTCATCGCCGCGATCTACACGAACCAGTTCGCCTCCGAACGCGAAAAAGAGATCATCAAGCCGATCATCGAGTTCATTCAGGCTATTCCATCGGTTGTGCTGGGCTTCATCGGCATCTCCCTCGTGGGGAATTTAATCAAGGACTTCAGCGAGGTGAGCTGGCTGCAATGGGTGCCCGGCTTCCCGATCCAGGAACGCCTGAATATGTTCAACGCGGGCTGCCTGCTCGCCTTCATGGCCGTGCCCACGATGTTCAGCCTCTCCGAAGACGCACTGAATAATGTCCCACGCGCCTACATCGACGCTTCGGATGCTCTCGGAGCCACGAAACTGCAAACCGTCTTCCGCGTGATCGTCCCCGCGGGCATCTCCGGCATTCTCTCCGCCATCCTGCTCGGTCTCGGCCGTGTGATTGGTGAAACGATGGTCGTGTTGCTCGTCGCGGGCAACCGCATCGCCATTCCCGACTTCAGCGCCGGTCCCGGCGTCATCTTCCAGCCCGCGCACACGCTCACCGGCATCATCGCGCAGGAACTGGGCGAGGTTTCACGCGGCAGTTCACATTGGCAGGCGCTATTCATGGTCGGCATCGTGCTGTTTGCCATCTCGCTGCTCGTCAACTGGTGCGCCCGTGCCGTGGCCCGCCGCTTCGAACCCCACAAGGCATGAACCCCGTCCCCACCGCCGAAAATCCCTTCGCTGGCGACAACTCCGGCATCCAGAAGCGCGAGACCGCCGCGCGCTGGGCCTTGCGCGTGGGCAGCTACATCGTGGTGATCATCACGCTGGCGATCATGCTGCACATCTTCATCAAAGGCGCGCCCGTCACGTTCC
It contains:
- a CDS encoding PstS family phosphate ABC transporter substrate-binding protein — its product is MKLALSVLFITLASALTSQAQTTLRIRGSDTLGAKLVPALAEGFKKQGGKVSFDIAAEGSSTAFTNLAAGTAEIGMSSRKIKADERTLCRSKGIDINEIEIAWDMITVVVNKNNPVADLKKKQVMQIFAGDIKDWSEVGGTPGPISVYTRNTSSGTYKDFMTMAMKGREYGSNSQKMAGNEQIVSEVASNTNGIGYIGYAYAGSKGIKVVSIDGASPNPAAVKSYVLARPTFLYTGGEPSGTVKEFIDFCRSPAGAAIITKAGFVLVN
- the pstC gene encoding phosphate ABC transporter permease subunit PstC; protein product: MDSSESPSRPPLRTLLVRNRKRTVLGMDPQQVIKYFFGLNASTAVIVLVLIMLFLLREGIDFLPTYRTELVTYRRAGLEFCDIIDKPLKEHQSLSSSLRQSVSGSLDTLGKTARDRRDTAFLLRNQAEEKATQQRETLEQALEQTPPPAADKLDILRREQQKAAADAAASLVYPDLFTAAEKQQLQTEFAALTPEVTDLPPFLQTLAAAFTAKDREARTKFEGLVTAQEEFEEAPEGLQEVLDELKEHAKETKKAADAFHALETNRQRLLKAAAKAKDADKKAKLTKEAEASVAEPVNLEERTKELTARAGELREQLENYVKDAEKASASLPQEAGTPAATAMLADVRAKLPVHVKEMRDAALQLDQWRSDKPVSMISVIGAFFFGSKWITNSSWQDFFGFVPLLTGSLVIALIAILIATPISVIAAIYTNQFASEREKEIIKPIIEFIQAIPSVVLGFIGISLVGNLIKDFSEVSWLQWVPGFPIQERLNMFNAGCLLAFMAVPTMFSLSEDALNNVPRAYIDASDALGATKLQTVFRVIVPAGISGILSAILLGLGRVIGETMVVLLVAGNRIAIPDFSAGPGVIFQPAHTLTGIIAQELGEVSRGSSHWQALFMVGIVLFAISLLVNWCARAVARRFEPHKA